The Hordeum vulgare subsp. vulgare chromosome 7H, MorexV3_pseudomolecules_assembly, whole genome shotgun sequence DNA window tacgtgcgTTGATcctcataccccaaggtgacaataaattAAGATTTTTTCCGGTGATTGACGTAGTTCGAGGAGTGAATGTATTCACTTTTGATTTACCCACTGTTTTGAATCGacttgttacaccaccacctgTTGCTCGGCCTGATATGccacatgaatttgatgatgctaTTTCTGAAACTAATGATGATACTATTGCTACACGTAATGAAACTGAAATTGTGCCACCAGGAgttttacttgatgctcatattgttagagctagtgaacttgaaaatgctgaaatCGATGAACCGCATCCCTCGGAAAGTGGAGAGGCACTTGCTATAGTTTTTAGCAGCTCAATTTTTGTGGTCCCCTACATTCCTTTGTTTCATTGACAAGTGAACCCCATCACCCCCTAGATTCCTGCCGTCCTGGGCCCGACACAGGTGCCCCACGTGTCATTGAGAggcttgttaaattgtgtagcaaTGCCGTTGGAGCAAAAAAACTGTTGGGTTGCTAattcttcctttttctcttgCTATATACCCATTTTTTATCAGGTCAGAGTCGCAATGCTGTCGGAGATGCTCCTAGCGGCCAAAAGGCTGAAGATGCTCTAGTACACAACCTAGTGAAAGCCAAAGATATCAAAACAGTCACATGTGTGAGATCCTCACGTTTCTTTTGTTTGACGGGTGGATCCTCACACGTCTAGCACAAGGGAGCACACCATCAATCAACCACACCCAAAAGTACCAAAATCACCCACAGCATCTCCGGATCCAGGCCGTCCACCACCACAACCGACGGCCAGGATCATCTCATCCCGACCCATCacgcccccccccaccccccaccccccacccctaCCCCACCCCTACCCCGAGGTTTCCTTTGGAGGCTATCATCCGGAAGAGTCGCCGCGTGGGAAGCCCGACCCAAAACCTCCCCCCAAGGGTGAAAGAAACCAGAGAGCGACCGAGGCGGAGGAGAGTGAGCAGCGGTCCCACGCGCCAGCCAGCAGCGGACCCCATGGCcgccggcgacggcgacggcgccgACCCGATGGAGCTCGTGCGGGGGCAGTACGACGCCGACGAGCTCGCCATCGCCGGGGAGTTCCTCACCACCTGGCTCCCCTTCCTCTCCGCCGGCCTCTGCCCCTCCTGCGTCGGCTCCCTCCGCGGCCGCGTCGCCTCCCTCCTCCCGCCCCCGCCGACGCCAGGTAATGACGATGCCCGCCGCGCCGCGCCTGGGGGGAAGGAGTGGAAAAGGAAAGGGACTTTCTTGCTAGGGTTCTTGCTTGGCCGGGCTCTCGCTTCTCACGTCTCCCACCTAACCTTTTCTTGCAGCGGAGGAGCCGGCGCCGCCGCCGACGGCCGATAGGGTCGTTGCCACGGGGTGGGACTCGGATCCGGCCGCCCCGCGGCATCTCCCGTTCGAGCCCAGCGGGTGGGACTCGgatccgcccccgccgccgcagcAGGCCGAGGCGGAGAAGCCCCGGATGTCGTGGGCGGACATGGCGCAGGAGGacgagctcgccgccgccgcggccgccgccgacgacggggaggagggggaggaggaggaggaggccggcggggcgGGGAGGCCGAGGGCGAGCCTGACGAGGGAGCAGCGGGAGCTGCATCGGTTCCGGAACGTGCTGCGGAAGGACGACTTCATATGCCTCGAGAGGGTCAAGGGCAGCCTCGTCAACATCCTCGCCGGCCTGGAGCTCCACGCCGGCGTCTTCAGCACCGCCGAGCAGAAGCGCATCGTGGACTGCGTCTACGGCCTGCAGGAGATGGGCAAGCGCGGGGAGCTTGGAGGTGAGCCTTGCACATTGGTTTTCATCGATTACAGTATGCCTGTTGTTTAGAATCCAGACAAAATGTTTGCTTCTAAGTTCCATGGGTGGGTCTGTATTAGTTCATGAGGATGCAAGTTTGTGCCAGGTCTTGTAGCTGTATTGGATATAATGTTGTTTCAAGTTCAGTTACATGACTGCTACTAAGGCCGTAGTGCCCGGGGTATGTACTATGCTCTATGTAGGCGTATGCTTCGGTTAAGTGGAGTATGGTCTATGCGACTTATTCCGATTTTAGGTCAGCATAGCCATAGGAAGGTCTCTGTATGGATACAGTAGCACTGCTctgtagatttttttttctttgtctCTCCGTCTTTTGTTTTTTGTGGGAGCTCTTAATTTCTCCATCAAAGGAGTGACTAGAACATCTATTTTGGGAGCTATGACTTTCAGATTTACGTTTGTTCTGTTAACTGTATGGGATCTTGACCCGAAGATTCATAGATTTGCATTTGTTATGTTAACTGTATGGGATCTTGACCTAAAGTTGGAAACTTTTCTTAGTCATATGTTAGATTACCGGATCTATCAAAACTATAGCAGATTCAGCTTTGCTTGACTGTAATCAATCAAACTTGATGAGGAAGATAAATTGGTATTTGGTAATTTTTGCCTCTGCTTTCATGGTAGGAGCCATTCATAGACTAAAATACCATATGATGCCAACTCTAGATAACTGAAAGTATCTTAAAATGGAGAAATCTAGTGGACGGTAATGTACATAAAAAATCCCCATCTTTTGGCACCTATCTATTTAATTTGCTCACATACTTCTGATATTGTGACGCCTCCGTTCACATAAATCTTAGGGTCTCTGTTTCTGTATCTTTTCTGATATTTAAATCCATTTCTCTTTTGTTCTGAACATTAGTTATTTTCTTTTTTAGAATGGGCTGTTCTCACAGTTGCTTTGCTGTATCACATACTACTAGCATGACCTGTTCCTTAAAGCATACATGTCCTCTTTGGCACCTATGATCATTGGGTGTGCTAGAATTTCCTATAGCCTGGTGCACCAGTACACGTCACGGGCCGAAGGTGCTAGTACACCTAATATGCCCTCACTTCCATTGTAGCCCACGTGCACATCCCCTGGCATGAACCTTGTAACATATAACATGTAACCAGAAACTGGCAGGAATGTAATGAATGCAACTTTTCCTGATTCATCTTACATCTATTccattttcttcttattattaccaGTGATATCTTATTTGAGATTATCCAATTTCATTATGTAGTTTCCACTTTATTTAAAGAAAGAAAATTCTATGATAATGATAATAATTAATTGCCAAACCATTGTTCAGGATATCGTTAACTGGTACCATATCGGTCAGGGGCTGAGCGAATCGGCCATTTAACTGAATATATCGGTAACCCATTTATCGGTCAGGGGGAACTGGGGCCATATCTACAAATACTTAGGCTACATGGCCACATGCATTGTACTTTGAATATCTAAATATGCAATCCTAGGCTGCTGCTCAGGGAAGGGATGGGTCTGGTGGCTGCAGCTTGTTGAGGGGCAGAGAGCCTGCTGCTGCTCGGGTAGGGGACAGAGCCAGATGCTGCTGAGGGAGGGTCAGGGCTGGCGGGGGCTGCTCGTGGAGGGGACACCGCCGGCAGAGGCTGCTTGGGGAGGGGGGCGGCTTCTCCTCCAGGAGCGGGAACAGCAATAGATCGAGAGGGAGGGAGGACCGGAGGAGTGACGTAAACCTAATGCTGTGGCGGCTGTGAAAACGGAAAAGTAGGGAAGGAAAGGGGCAGATTTGGACCAAAAAATACCGCCCAGTTAATTGGCCCAGCCGATAATTCGTCCTGACAACCGATAAATAGGCTTGTCAGACCGATTAACTGGGTCTGCCAGTTAATGGAACGAATAGGTCTTTCTCGTATCAGTGGGGGTCCGAATAGAAGTTAACTGCTCATATTGTCAATTAATCCGCTGATATTTGTAACAATGTGCCTAACTATTAAAGTGATTTTTCAAAACATGTTGCTTTTGTATTTCTAACTCAATGCTAATAATACTTGTTTCTTCATTTATGTTTCAATTGTTAGTAACATATAAATGTTCTCGAACTGTTAAGTCTTAACTGCATACCCCCCAACAGTTTTTTCTTTACTTTCTGTGGCTGAACCTTGCAACAAATATTTCCCCCTTGTCAGATCGTACATATACAGAACCTGAGAAATGGATGCGTGGTAAAGGGCGTGTAACAATTCAATTTGGATGCTGTTATAACTATGCTACGGTACTTACCTTATTCTTAGTTCCATCTTCTTTGTAAGCTACATTTCAACATTAGTGAAGCCTATCCGTATATGTATCTCAAGGTGAAATTTCTAATGGCAGGACAGGAAAGGAAATCCACCAGGCATCATTCGAACTTTTGTTTCTGATCCGATCCCTGAACTATTTAAGGTCATGATTAAGAGATTGGTAAGGTGGCGTATTCTGCCAACGGATTGTGTGCCAGACAGTTGCATTGTCAACATGTATGACCCTGGAGATTGCATCCCACCACATATAGACAGCCATGATTTTGTTCGACCATTTTGTACTGTTTCATTCCTCAGTGAATGCAACATACTTTTTGGGTCTAGTCTGAAAATCGCTGGTCCTGGAGAATTTACGGGCTCATTTGCAATACCTCTGCCCGTTGGGTATGTTCGTTATCTTCTCTCGATTATCCTCTATGCTTATGAATATCATGCACAATTCACACTTCTTTTTGCATGTAGTATTGACACTTGAGTATGTAGCATATGTATAGGTCTGAATTATTCTATTCCTGGAGATTTCAGAATTTGATTGCATATGAATTCAAAGACTCTGTCTGATTCATTTGCTTACTGCATGACATCTTGTTTTAGTTGCACACTTGCACGTGACTGTATATGCATGGATAGTTTTGAATTTATTCTATTTTTTGACATCCCAAAGTTCTGATCTCATATGAATACCAAGATCATGCAAAGGCTGTTCGATACATGTAAATGATATTGCTCGGTGCATAGTACATTGATGTGCTAAACTTGTTAGCTTTGACCTGAAGTTGTTTTCTCAAGTTTGTGCCAAGATAAGCTATTTTCTAATGATTATGAGCCATTTTCTAGtgattttctttttttattgttaCACTGTCTTcgtttccttacctgagtgcCATGAATTGTATGTGATGTGTGCAGTGATCTCTGTACTTTTATTCTGGAATACTTTGCTTCCTTTGCTGAACACTAAATGTGAACATTCGCAGGTCTGTGCTCGTCATAAATGGTAATGGTGCTGATGTTGCAAAGCATTGTGTTCCAGCGGTACCATCCAAAAGGTTATATTTGTATGTTGCTTTATTTTTCTGAACTTGATTTGTTCACCTCTGACATTATGCTGGAACTCTGATTGATATACAGGATATCCATTACCTTCAGAAAAATGGATCCTGCAAAGCGTCCATTCAGTTTCAAGGATGATCCTGAACTGCTGAACATTACTCCTCTCGAAGCACCAGCTGCACCCGAAACCAGCAGATCCTCAGATGAAGGCAAGGGGAAGCAGCTTGATGTACAAACTCGGGATCCGGGCAGCAGATCATCCAGAAGCAGGAAATCCAAAGGAAGAACGACACCTGCTGGAAAGACTGGATGGGGCGGCATTCTTGGAGACCAACCTCCACAGCACCCACAGAGCCCTGCCTCCAGTGTGAGCTCTGACAGAGAGAGGGACTCCATTGGGAGGTCGAGAGAGCCAAGATATCCACCAAGTTCTGACAGAGAAAGGGACTCCACTGAGAGGTTGAGGGAGCCAAGATATCCGCGTGACGCGCCATCCCATGGGGAGGACCTCAGAGACCGGCTGAACAGGCTGCCTCATGAGAGGACGTCTGGCAGCGGCGTGTTATTCGTCAACAATGGTGCGGACTCTCAGGCCAGGGGGCAACGGATGGAGCACAGGCAGCTACAGATGATCAATCGCACCATCAACGATGACATGGACTCCCTCTCCTTCGGGAGCCATGAGCCCTCCGACCAGCCCCGCGTGAGCGTGCGGACCATACACAACAGACCAAGGACTAGAATAAATCTGGGTTGGTAGCCAGCCATACCACGTGTGACTGGTCGTGTCTGTACTCAAAATCTTCGGAGGCAATGTCGGAAAAGTTTACCGATACCTGGAAACTGGAAAGGGGAAGTTGTGATGTACATTTCAGGAATTGAATTCACTGATAGATACTACTGTAGTCAGGAGCCTATTGTGTAGATAATCAGAGCTGTTATTTTTCCTGGAATGCTGTAATTGTGTCTTGGTGTGGATGAtgcgttgctttggtgggattattGATGACTGAATAATATTGGCTGGGTGTAGGGCAGGAGTTTTTCCTGGAATTAACATGCTGTGATTGTGTCTCGAGTAACATTTTCCTCTTTATATTTGGAAAGAGAGAGCAGTAACATTATGCTCGTTGTGAATTTCATTATTCCACTGCTTTGGTTTGCAGCCTTGCGGGGGGAGATAGTGCACATGGTTTTTGTTTCTTCCTTTTATGCCTAGAAGGATTTATGAGATTTGGAACTTTGCAAAAGCAAAGTCAAGATAGTATCTATCAGCATGAAGATTTGTAGTATAGCTTATAAGGTGACAGTTTTGACCATAATATTTTCCATTATCTAAGGAAACTACTCACTCTGATCCTACTCAAAGTTGTACTAAAGCAGCGACAATAGTATGGACTGGAGGGAATACCATAATTCTTCATGTGGTTCATGTCAAGATCAGATGGAGAAATGGAGTCCCGCCTTGTCTTTGTGGATCAGCAATTTAAGTGTTGTTTTGCGTGGTTGAGAACTGGACGTTGCTTACTATACTAGAGAGACTTTTAgtttggtgatttttggcgaagcaTATATAAGATGTCAGAGGATTATGTCCATGCTTGTGAGGCTTCGAGTTTGCAAAAGTCAAGATAGTATTTTCTGCACATTCAGATTTTCGATGAACTGAATTCATTTATATTTTACAGTGTTCAATCTGCAAAACAAAGTTTTTTCTTTACATTCAGATGAACTGAATTCATTTAGATTTTACAGTATTCAGGTGtacaagaaaaaagaaaagaaatggaGAACTGAATTCATTTAGATTTTACAGTATTCTGGTGtacaagaaaaaagaaaagaaatggaGAAGTGGGGTATCGATCCCCATACCTCTCGCATGCTAAGCGAGCGCTCTACCATCTGAGCTACATCCCCATTGCGTGCAAAGTTCAATGCGAAGTTCTCCTATAGCTTCCTCCTCCTTGTAACTCCCTGCTCTTTACATCGAGATGTCTTTCATCGGGCATATACATATTTGGGAATCTGATATTGTCTCTGATTATTACTAGTGGCAAGTAATTTGAACGCTACCAGGGTTGGGTTTAGGAATAAGTTACAAACTTTGTTTTTATGGGAGAAAGGAGACTGgtactttggtgatatgatcttgGAAGTGTTGGGTCTTTCTTTCCTTCTGCTTTTGTGATCAGCAGGACGgagccttttttttttttttttgcctttttctctttGTGTTCAACCGATTTTCTGCTGGCATTTAGCGCCGTCGTTAGATTGCTATGATTTGACCGATGTATTgtgttttgttttgcatttctCTGCCAGGAAATGGTGCTGTTTGTCCTGTTGAGAATTGGAGTCCTGCCTCGTCTTTTCTAGTATGTGAATCAGCAATTTCAGTGATGCTTCTCTGGTTGTTTACATCAGAACAAATGCTGATATTTGGTGAAGCATTAGATGACCGCAGTTCAACATCGACCATTCGTTCAGGAATGTTCTACACTTTAGGaactgatttttttttaatcctGGAATGCTGCAACTGTATCTTGACATGGATGCTGCATTGCCGTGATTGATTtgactgattttttctgggacaatcaATTGACTGAATAAATTTGGTTGGGTGTAGAGCAGAACATATAGATAATGTCTTTCTTCCTTTCTGGAATGCTGTAGCTGTGTCTCGGAGTAACATTTTGCTATCTCTTTTTCCACAAAAAGGATGGTACCAAAATCATGGTCACATTTTTTGTTATTGGCGTTATTATTAGTATTGCACTGGTTTGGTTTGCAGCACATATTCCACCCATGCTTGTGAGATTGGAGGTTTGCAAAAGTGAAGTCAAGATAGTGCTTTCATACAGTATAttccaaaaaacaaaacaaaaaagagtgGGTAAGAATAAGTTATGAAATTTGGTTGATTGACTTTCACCATTTCTTTCCTGCTGCTGTTTCTGTGACCATGTATCTTCTTCAACATGTTATGGTCTGCTGGAAGGCTGGTGTTAGACGGCGTTAATTTTCCCTAAGGAtgatgttgcatgtttcttgtgttgtTATAGTTTACCAAAAAAAAAGAAGGATCACTTCACCAGGTAAATGTGCTAATTCAGTTTTTCGATGAACTGAATTCATTTAGATTTTACAGTATTCAATCTGCAAAACAAAGTATTTTCTTTTACATTCAGGTGAACTGAATTCATTTAGATTTTACAGTATTCAGGTGTACAATTTTTTTTTAAGAAATGGAGAAGTGGGGTATTGATCCCCATACCTCTCGCATTTTGATTTTACAGTATTCATATCTGCAGAAaagcaaaaagatttttttttttttaagaAATGGAGAAGTGGGGTATTGATCCCCATACCTCTCGCATTTTGATTTTACAGTATTCATATCTGCagaaaagcaaaaagaaaagtTGGAGAACTGAATTCATTTAGATTTTACAGTATTCAGAtctgcaaaaaacagaaaaaacacaagtGATGGAGAAGTGGGGTATCGATCCCCATACCTCTCGCATGCTAAGCGAGCGCTCTACCATCTAAGCTACATCCCCTTTTCTGTTTAATGATGTTAATTCTGGAATATACTTTACTacttcctctgttcctaaatgTTGGCTTACATTATCTGGTGGCGACGCACATGAGTAATACAAGTGTCTCGTTCATTCAGTTCCCTTTTGATCTCCAGAATCAAGAACGATCGAGTTTATTGATCTATCAACTTCCTTGTCTCTCAGCACGATTAACGGCGTCGAGGCAGTCCGATTCAACAACCATGCGCAAGCACTCCATTAATTGTAGAGGTAGagaaacaccttcagagatagcgCTCGGTTCTGACTCAAGAGCATCCTGACATTTGATTATGTTCAACATGCCGTCCTGCCAAGATACTAGCACCATCAAAATCTCTTAGCAGCATTCCAGCTAGCTGCAGCCAAGCCATCAGCGACAAGCCGACAAGATAGGAACCATCCGTCTTCTTCAGTTTAACCTAGTCGATGTCCAACCCTCAAAGAAAAAAACAAACCTAGCCGATGTCCGGTGCTTTCCAGTTCGAACcttttttttcgaaaaggaggcatcgccccagcctctgcatcgagtgatgcatgcaacCCTTTATTAAAAACCGGAATAATCCAAAGCAAGTACAGAGTCTAACGATAATCCGTGAGCAGAAATTACAAGGCGATCAACGCCCAAATGAAAAGATATAAATAGGTGAAGTTGGCTAACTCCCTATTCTATCAGCATGTCGCCATCCATATCGGCTGAAGAtagcctgagctaccatctcccatcgggcacacccagtaaccaaaggctccctggtttccacaggagtgagtaaggaccacatgCGGATCAAGGCGGTAGTCCTGAAGATGACCTGCAGAAAATTAATACAATGTTTTCTGTTAAAAACGAGGTCATTTCtacagttccatatagcccacaaaaGTGCGGATATTCCAACTCAAATTAGTTTGGCTAAACGAACATTAACCCCGTCCAGCCAtgtcccaaataacatgttaatGCTAGTAGGCGGGGTGATGTTAAAGGCAATATGGATTGAGCGCCATAAGAGTTTAGCCATAGGGTAGTCTAGAAAGAGGTGTTTAATTGTTTCAGACGACTGACAGAAGCTACACCTTCGATTTCCCTTCCACTTTCGCTTGGCtaagttatccttagttaaaacaacacctttgtgaacaaaccacaaaaatatttttaACTTAAGTGGCACTTTAACGTTCCAAATATGCGAAGATTTTGGAATAGGTGTATTGTCAATAATATGGTCATACATTGATTTCAGTGAGAATGTACCATTGGAGGTCAGTCTCCAAGTAATACAATCAGGAACATCAGTAAGACTAACATCCATTAGCCTTCTGACTAGATGTAgccatctaccccatctattgccAACTAAGGATCTCCGAAACTGGATGTTAAGAGGAGTCTCACGTAACACTATACCGCAACACACGTCTGTCTGCGCTGGGCAATATTATACAGCTGCGGATATTGTATAGCTAGTGGCACGTCCCCTAGCCAactatcctcccagaatctagtagATTCACCATTACCTATGATGAATTTAGTCCTGTTAAAAAAAGCCGTTTTAGTCCTCATTAGACCTTTCCAAAAAGGTGAATCTCCCGGTCTCAAAGTGACCTGAGCTAAGGTTTTTTGCTGTAGGTACTTGTTCTtcagaatttgtacccacatacctTCTGATTCCACAGAGAGCCTGAAAAGCCACTTGCTGAGCAGGCACCTGTTCTTaacctctaaattttcaatccccAACCCTCCCTGATCCTTTggcctacaaataatatcccatctagCCAGCCTATACTTGGTCTTGATCTCATCACTTTGCCAGAAAAATCGTGATCGGTAAAAATCCAACCTTTTTCGCACCCCTACCGGTACTTCAAAAAAGGATAGGAGGAACATTGGCATGCTTGTCAACACCGAGTTAACTAAAACCAATCGTCCTCCATAGGATAGTAGCTTGCCTTTCCAGTAGCTCAATTGTTTCTCAAACCGATCCTCTATGCACTTCCAGTCCTTAATAGTTAATTTTCGGTGGTGAATAGGGATCCCTAAGTACGTAAACGGCAACGTACCACCTTCACAACCAAAGAGTTGATTATATGTGAGCTGTTCTGCTTTGGCGTCCCCAAAACAGAAGAGCTCACTTTTGTGGAAGTTAATCTTCAGCCCAGATAGCTGTTCGAATAAGCATAAAATTAGCTTCATATTTCTGGCTTTTTTGAGATCGTGTTCCATGAAAAGGATTgtgtcatccgcatattgtaggaTGGAGACCCCCCCATCTACTAGGTGTGGCACTAATCCCCGTACTAACCCTTTGTTAGTAGCCCTCCTGATCATTAGCGCTAACATATCTGCTACAATGTTGAATAAAATAGGTGACATAGGATCTCCTTGCCTAAGTCCCTTGAGTGTCTGAAAGAAATGACGtacatcatcattaactttaatACCGACACTACCCTTTTGTATAAAACAATTGATATGTTTTCGCCAAATCTCGCCAAACCCCTTCATACGAAGAGTTTGTTGCAAGAAATACCATTTGACCTTATCATAAGCCTTTTCGAAGTCTACCTTAAAAAGTACTCCGTTAAGCTTCTTGGAGTGCAATTCGTGCAGGGTTTCATGCAGCACGACCACTCCTTCAAGAATGTTCCGACCAGGCATAAAGGCTGTCTGCGAAGATTGCACCACAGAATGTGCCATCTTGGTTAGCCTGtccgttcccacctttgtgaaaattttgaagctaACATTGAGCAGACATATGGGGCGAAATTGTTCAATACCCGAAGCACCCTCTTTCTTTGGTAACAACGTAATCGTACCAAAATTAAGATGAAAGAGTTGTAAGTGCCCGGAAAACAGATCGTGAAACATAGACATGAGATCATCCTTAatgatatgccaacatttcttatAGAACTCAGCTGGGAACCCATCTGGCCCCGGTGCTTTACCATTCTTCATACCCTGAATCGCTTGTAACacctctttctctaggaatggtGCGGAAAGACACTCGTTGTCGGACTGTCCGACCTGAGGAATATCCGCGATCTGATGCTCGTCCATAGACACAAAACTATGAGCCGGAGCACCAAAC harbors:
- the LOC123411015 gene encoding RNA demethylase ALKBH9B-like encodes the protein MAAGDGDGADPMELVRGQYDADELAIAGEFLTTWLPFLSAGLCPSCVGSLRGRVASLLPPPPTPAEEPAPPPTADRVVATGWDSDPAAPRHLPFEPSGWDSDPPPPPQQAEAEKPRMSWADMAQEDELAAAAAAADDGEEGEEEEEAGGAGRPRASLTREQRELHRFRNVLRKDDFICLERVKGSLVNILAGLELHAGVFSTAEQKRIVDCVYGLQEMGKRGELGDRTYTEPEKWMRGKGRVTIQFGCCYNYATDRKGNPPGIIRTFVSDPIPELFKVMIKRLVRWRILPTDCVPDSCIVNMYDPGDCIPPHIDSHDFVRPFCTVSFLSECNILFGSSLKIAGPGEFTGSFAIPLPVGSVLVINGNGADVAKHCVPAVPSKRISITFRKMDPAKRPFSFKDDPELLNITPLEAPAAPETSRSSDEGKGKQLDVQTRDPGSRSSRSRKSKGRTTPAGKTGWGGILGDQPPQHPQSPASSVSSDRERDSIGRSREPRYPPSSDRERDSTERLREPRYPRDAPSHGEDLRDRLNRLPHERTSGSGVLFVNNGADSQARGQRMEHRQLQMINRTINDDMDSLSFGSHEPSDQPRVSVRTIHNRPRTRINLGW